GGTGGTTACGAAGTCGCAGAATGGCACGGGGTTAGGATATTCGCCGCCGGCAATCAGACCGGCGTAGTGCGCCATGTCGACAAAAAGGTATGCGCCGACTTTATCGGCGATTTCGCGGAATTTTGCCCAGTCGATTTGCAACGCGTAGGCAGATGCACCGGCCACAATCATTTTGGGTTTGTGTTCAAGAGCCAAGCGTTCTACTTCGGCATAATCGAGAACTTCATTTTCATCCAAACCATAAGTAATGGCGTTGTAGAGTTTGCCGGAGATGTTAACGCTTGCGCCGTGGGTCAAGTGGCCGCCGTGTGCCAGAGACATGCCCAAAATGGTGTCGCCCGGTTTCAAAACAGAAGCGTACACGGCTTGGTTGGCTTGGGAGCCGGAGTGCGGTTGGACATTGACATATTCTGCGCCAAACAACTCTTTAGCGCGATCAATCGCTAATTGTTCAACAATATCAACGTATTCACAGCCGCCGTAGTAGCGTTTGCCAGGATAGCCTTCAGCATATTTGTTGGTCAATTGCGAACCTTGGGCTTCCATAACGGCACAGCTGACGTAGTTTTCAGAGGCGATCAGCTCGACGTGGTCTTGCTGGCGCTTGTCTTCTTGGGCGATGGCTGCTGCCAAATCGGGGTCATATTGTGCGAGGGTAACGCTTTTTGAAAACATGTTCTCGATTCCTTTGTGATGGGCTGAAAATATGGGATGGAGTGCTGCGGATTGGTTCAAGATGAACTATTTTTCTTGCATTGTCAACAATTGTGTCGGGTGTTTGGTTTCAGACGGCCTGAGATTGAAGGGTTTATTTGAAAATATCATCTTGTTTTAAATGAAAATCCATTTTTTCCAGAAGCGTGGCCAAATCGGCTTCTGCTTGGGCGGCTTTAAGATTTTTTGCCAGTTCTACTAAGGCTACTGCATTCAATCGTTCTTTCTCCAGCCGTAGGGCTTCTTCGCTGAAGATCTTGATATTGTCTGCCGATTCGGCGGTATCTATTTTTTCAAATGGATAAAATGATTCTTCGTGCACGGCCAAACCGTCGGGCAGGGGTGCGGCATGGTTGAAATCGGCATCATTGACCGGCATCCATGAAGGATGGTTCTCAAGCAGGATAAATTGTCCGTCCATGCCGTTGATATGACGGAATAGGGTGGTTCGGCCATTGTGTAAACGCATAAGCCCGATTGTATGCCCAAGTCGGCAAACCGTCTAGAAACCTGTTTCTTTCCATTGGGACGATGGCTAATGGTGATATTATTAATTTTGACATAAAACAGTTTCGGCTTAAAAAAGACTGGATAAAACGCCCGTGTTTGTTATAATGAAGCTAAAGATTAATTCGTCCTAGTTTTTGGCAGCAGTACTTTTTTATTTAATTAACAAGAGAGGAAAACAAAATGTTTCCAGAATATCGCGATCTGATTTCTAAACTGAAACAAGAGGATGCACACTTTGCCCGTTTGTTTGAGGAGCACAACGAGCTGGACGATAAAATTACCGGTTTGGTGAATAACGTGGTAACCAGCGGCGCCGAAGAAATCGAGGAGCTGAAAAAAGCCAAACTCAAACTCAAAGACGAATTGTATGCCCTTTTGCAAAAAGCAGCAGGCAAATAATTAAAATTTGAATAAGGCCGTCTGAACGGTATGATAGGAATCTCGGATTTCGTTTCATGCTGTTTCAGACGGCCTTTTTACTTGTTTGGTATTTTGTTATTTCTATTAGCACAATTTAACTTTTAATTGTAAATCACTCTTAATTGCATTGAAAACTCTGTTAAGTTTATTTAAAATCTCGAATAATTTTTATTTTGATTTTAAACAAACAAAACCAAGAGAAACAATGCAATGAAAACATTCACACTCGCCATTTTGCCTTTGGCGTTAATTAGTGCATTCTCACACGCAGCTGAAGAGAAAGCAGTTGAGCAGGCTGAAGTCGATACCGTTTACGTTACTGCCGAGAAGCAGTTACAGCAATCGCTCGGCGTATCGCGTATTTCTAAAGACGACATCGACAAACGCCCTGCAGCCAATGATATTTCCGAATTTGTCCGCACCATGCCCGGTGTCAATCTGACCGGCAATACGGCAACAGGTCAGCGTGGCAACAAACGCCAAATCGACTTGCGCGGTATGGGTCCTGAAAACACTTTGATTTTGATTGACGGCAAGCCGGTTAATTCGCGCCAGTCCGAACGTATCAGTATGCGCGGTGAACGCAATACGCGTGGCGACAGTAACTGGGTACCGGTTGAAGAAATCGAATCCATTACCGTCTTGCGCGGTCCGGCGGCGACCCGTTACGGGTCGGGTGCGATGGGCGGCGTGGTCAATATCGTCACCAAAAAAGTGTCTAAGGAATTTAAAGGCCAAGTCAATCTTTACGCCAATCAACCGCAAGACAGCAAAGAGGGCGCAACCCGCCGTATCGGCTTTAATTTGAGCGGCCCGATTATCCAAGATACTTTGGGCTTCCGCATTTACGGCAATCTGAATAAAACGGATGCAGATGCGGCCGATATCAATGCAGGACACGGCAACGACAGCGCGGCCGGTGTAGAAGGCGTACGCAATAAAGACATTGCCGGCCGTCTGCAATGGAAAATCAGCCCAGCGCAAACGCTGATTTTAGACAGCAGCTACAGCCGTCAGGGCAATATCTACAACGGTGATACGCAAAACAGCAATCCACGTTCTGCTTTAGTTAATTCTCTGGCCGACGGCAAAGCCGAAACTGCCCGTTTATACCGTTCTGCTTATTCTTTAACACATGACGGCGCATGGGAATGGGGTGATACCAAAAACGTAATTAGTTATGAGCGTACAGTCAACAGCCACTTGCCTGAAGGTTTGGCCGGCGGTCCGGAAGGCAGCTATACAGGCTTGGATTTTGTTCAAAGCCGTCTGAAAAACCTGCGCTTCAGCAGCGAAGCGAATATTCCGTTTAAACTTGGTGTTGATAATGTGTTGACGGTCGGTGCGGAATTTACTGACAGTAAGTTGGACGATCCTGCTTCCAATAGTCAGGGATTTAAAGACCAAGGTAAAACCGATGCGTTTAACGGTATCTCCGCAACGCGCGGCGGCAAGGCTTCGCAACGTAACTGGGCAGCCTACGTTGAAGACAATATTTCATTGACCGACAAAACCCATTTGATTCCAGCCATCCGCTTCGACCACAACAGCGACAGCGGCAGCAACTGGAGTCCGGCTTTGAACTTCTCGCATCAAATCGGCGAAAACTGGTTGGTTAAAGGCGGTGTTGCCCGTGCGTACAAAGCGCCAAACCTGTATCAAACCAATCCCGACTTTATCCTGTACACACGCGGTCAGGGATGTCCGCTCAATGCGCCGAACAGTGTCCGCTGCTACTACATGGGCAACGGAAATTTGAAACCTGAAACCAGTATCAATAAAGAGATTGGCCTTGAGTTCAACAAAAACGGCTGGCAGGCTTCTGCAACCTATTTCCATAATGCGTACCGCAATAAAATCGTGATCGGCGACCAGCTCATTGCTACCAGCAATATCGGCAACTGGCTCCTGCAATGGGAAAATACGCCGAAAGCGACTATTTCGGGTATCGAAGGCAACTTGGTGATTCCGTTGCATGACACACTCAAGTGGAGCAACAATTTCACTTACATGCACAAATCCGAAGATTATCAAGGCAATCCATTGTCTTTGGTGCCGAAACACACCATCAACAGCACATTGTCTTGGACACCGAACGAACGCTTCGATGCCAACCTGACCTTTACCCACTACGGTCGCACCAAGCCGCGCGGCGTGGCAGTCAACCGTTTGGAGCAAAACGGCAATCCGCGTGCAGGCGTGGCAGCGTTGTCTTCCGAACATAACCAAACGCAAGTCGGCTCTTACGGTATTTGGGGCATCAATGCCGGCTACAACTGGAATAAACGCGTGGCCGTCCGTGGCGGTATCAGCAATCTGTTTGACAAAAAACTGTATCGCACAACTGCCGGCGCACAAACTTACAACGAGCATGGCCGTGCCTTCTACGGCAGTTTGAAAGTATCGTTTTAAGTAGAAGCGTATTAAATCAGGCCGTCTGAAACGCTGTGAAATGAAATCTAGGATTTCTGACACAGGGTTTCAGACGGTCTTTTGATTTTTAAATTTAGAAGCATTTGTTGTTACGGAATTTACTTCACTATTTTAAAAAAGTAAAAGGGCGACACTCGCCGCCCTATGAATCTAAAAGATTTATTCGACCCAAGTCACCATTTCATCAATCGGTTTGCGTGATTTTTTAGTGATTTCTTTGGCGCGATAGCCGAATGTTGCCGCTACGGATACGCCCCATTCGTTGGCATCAAACAGGCCTTCTGCCGCCAATACTTCGTTCATTTTGTCGTAGTTGAAGCCTTCTATTGGGCAGGAATCGATGCCGATGGCCGCTGCACCTGTAAGCATATTGGCCAAAGCAATATAGGTCTGCTTACCGCTCCAGTCAAAGAGTGCGCGTTGGTCGTCGGCAATTTTAATGTCGGTTTCTTGGAAGCTTTTGTATCTTGCCAACGCTTTTTCCAGTTGCTCTCCTTGCAGGCCCCTGCGTTCGGCAACACTGCGGAAGAACGGGGTATCGTAACGGGCATTTTTCTTGGCAAGGATAATCACCAGATGGCTGCAGTCGTCCAGTTGCGATTGCATCCCCCAGCTGAAAGGCTTGATTTTCTCACGCAGGGCTTTGTTTTGAATCACCAAGAATTTCCATGGCTCGGAGCCGACAGAGCTGGGCGAGAGGCGGGCAAATTCTAAAATCGCTGCAAAATCTTCTTGGCTGATTTTTTTGTTGGGATCGTAATAACGGGTGGAGCAGCGATTTTCGAATACTTGCAGCATTTGTTCGCGTGTAATTTGATTCATCTGGTTTTCCTAATAAATGAAGATGTTATTTCAATATCCGGTTCCTTTTGAGGCATCATTACCGGCATAACCTTAAGGAGGAAACAGACTGGGGCAATACCATGTTAAATCAAACCTAACGGCTAGGCTATCTTTTAATTCTGAATTTCGCAAAAAAATTCGATAAAAATCAATATAAATACGAAAAGGCCGTCTGAAACTTTAAACGTTTAAAGTTTCAGACGGCCTTTGATTTCAAATCCTAATTACAGATGAGGATTAATCAGGTTTTCCGGGGAGAGGATACGGTTGAGCTCTTCTTCGCTCAACAAACCGCGCTCCAGTACGACTTCGCGCACGCCTTTACCGGTTTGGGCGCAGATTTTGCCGACCAAGTCGCCATTGCGGTGGCCGATGTACGGATTCAGATAAGTGACCAAACCGATAGAGTTGAAGACGTAACGTTCGCAGATTTCGCGGTTGACCGTAATGCCTTTGACGCATTTGTCGGACAGGTTGACCGCGGCATTGCCCAAGAGGGAAATGGTTTCAAACATACATTGGGCGATTACCGGCTCCATAACGTTCAGCTGCAACTGACCTGCTTCGGCTGCGAAAGTGATGGTGGTGTCGTTGCCGATAACTTTGAAGCAGACTTGGTTGACGACTTCAGGAATCACGGGATTGACTTTGGCGGGCATGATGGAAGAACCGGCCTGCAATTCAGGCAGGTTGATTTCTTTCAAACCGGCGCGCGGACCGGAAGAAAGCAGGCGCAAGTCGTTACAGATTTTGGACAGTTTGACGGCTGTGCGTTTCAATGCACCGTGTACCATCACATATGCGCCGCAGTCGGAGGTCGCTTCGATCAGGTTTTCAGTCAGTTTGCAAGGCAGACCGCTGACTTCGGAAAGCTTCTCAACAACCAAAGCCGCATAGCCTTTAGGCGTATTCACGCCTGTACCGATGGCGGTGGCGCCGAGGTTGACTTCAAGCAACAGGGAGCGGGTACGGTCGAGGTTGAGGATTTCTTCTTCCAACAACACTTGGAAAGATTGGAATTCTTGGCCGGCAGTCATCGGCACGGCATCTTGAAGCTGGGTGCGGCCCATTTTCAAAACGTCTTTAAATTCTTCGGCTTTGGCGGCAAAGGCGTTTTTCAGGACGGCCAGTTTGTCGAGCAATTCGCCGATGCTGTAATACACGGCAAGGCGGAAGCCGGTAGGGTAGGCGTCGTTGGTGGATTGGCTGGCGTTGACATGGTCCATAGGATTGACGATGTCGTAGTGGCCTTTTTCGTGTCCCAAGACTTCCAATGCGAGGTTGGCAATGACTTCGTTGGTATTCATGTTGACCGAAGTACCGGCGCCGCCTTGATAAACGTCGGACGGGAATTGGTCGAGGCAGCGGCCTTTGACCAATACTTCATCGCAGGCTTTTTCGATGGCGGCCGCGATTTCCGGCTTGATGGCACCTAATGCGCCGTTGGCTTGCGCAGTGGCTTTTTTAACCATGACCATGCTGCGGACAAATTGCGGTACGTCGGAAATTTTTTGTGTGGAAATTTTAAAGTTTTCAATGGCGCGCAAAGTATGGATGCCCCAATATACTTCAGCAGGGATCTCGCGGTCGCCCAGTAAATCGTGTTCGATTCGTACAGTCATTTCTCTTACCTTCTCGTATAGTTGTGTCGGTGTGCATTATGCGTTTGGAACATTAGCCCAGTTCGGCAAGATTGTCCAGTCTATAAGGCTTAATCGTCAGGATGAAAGCGCGCTGCTTCGCGTTCCTTGGCAACCGTATCTTTGTCTTTCAACTTCGCGCCCAGGCCCAACATTTTTTCGTATTCGGATTGCGGTGTGCCGTCGTCCTGCATACCGAACGCGCTGGCGTTGACCCAGAGGGCGAGTAGGGAAACAATAATGGCGAAAAAACCGACGATATACCAAAACATTTTTTTCTTCCTTGTGTGTTTGCGGGTGCAGATTGTTGTGGTTTGTAAAGATGTGAATGTAGCACAAACGCGGTTGGGTTTAAATTCTTCTCCCGCATCCTTTCATTGATTTACCTGTAATTGTTTAGAAAGGAAAAGGCCGTCTGAAAAGTAAGACTTTTCAGACGGCCTCGGAGGCTTTGTCGGGAAGATTTAGCCGCCGCATGCGCCGCAACAACCGCCTTCGCTGTGACCGCCGCGTTTTTCTTCGTTGTTGATAACGGGCAGCTCGGTTTCTTCGGTTTGCTCTTTTTTATCTTCAGGCAAATCGTTTACTTTGATTTTGTTTTCTTCGGCCATGATACATCCTTTCAATGGATTTAGGAGTGGAAAGATTCATAAAGATAGCATCTTTAAGTCGATAAACCAAGTAGCACAAAACTGCCTTGTGATAATGCCATGACTTGGAACAATAAATTTGCTTGTAAAAGCGTTGAGGCCGTCTGAAAAAATCTAGAGAAGAGTGTTGGTTTTTATGGTTTGGAATGGCAGCAGAAAGATTTAAGAATGCTTGATTTGAAGGGATAAACTGACATTGATTTCAAAAAACAATACAATGTTATCATCATCTGGAAACAGCCAATTTATCGGAGTATATATGTATTCATACCACAGAGAACGCCATTTCAGCGACCGCAACAACTGGCTTCGGGCAAGCGTATTGGGTGCCAATGACGGCCTGATTTCTACTGCCTCGCTGTTGACGGGCGTAGCCGCTGCCGCGCCAGATTTCCAAACCCTGCTGTTGACGGGCGTTTCGGCGCTTATCGGGGGTGCGGTGTCAATGGCGGCGGGGGAGTACGTTTCCGTGTCCAGCCAATCGGATACGGAAAAAGCCGATTTGCACAAAGAATGCTACGAATTGGTAAATAATCCTGATGCGGAGTTGGAAGAGCTGACGGAAATTTACCGCCGCCGCGGTTTGTCCGACCCGCTCGCCGCAGAGGTGGCCAAAGCATTGATGGAACACGATGCGCTCGCCGCCCACGCGCGCGACGAAATCGGCATTACCGAAACCTCTGCCGCCCAACCCATGCAGGCCGCCCTGGCTTCTGCCGCTTCATTTTGTGCCGGCGCGATTTTGCCTTTACTGGTCGCGTTGACAGCTTCTACCGCCATTGTTCCGGCCTTGGCAGTTTCCACTTTGTGCGGACTGGCCGGACTGGGCTATGTCTCCGCCAAACTCGGCGGCGCGCCTGTCGTTCCTGCCGTTTTGCGCGTGTGCCTGTGGGGCGTTGCGGCATTGGTGATAACCGGATTTATTGGAAAACTGGCCGGCGTGGCCGTCTGAATGTAAGGCCTTATATTCTTTTAAACCTGTATCCAGTAAAATTGAAAATCTATTTGATCGCTAAAGGCCGTCTGAAAATTTTTCAGACGGCCTATGGTGCTTGTATTTACTTATTACAAACTGTTTTGTCATGACTTATCCGATTCCCAAACCCCGTGAAAAATCCCGTTGGCTCAATCTGTCTCAAGGCTCGTTGCCCTTGGCTTTGGCGCGTTATTTGCCGCATAAGCAGCTCAAGGTTGTCTTGACCCAAGATGCGGAACAGGCGCTACGCCTTCAGACGGCCTGGCTGTTTTTCCGTCCGCACGATACGGCTGTGTTCCTGCCGGACTGGGAAACGCTGCCTTACGAGCGTTTTTCGCCGCATCAGGATTTGGTGTCGGAGCGCTTGTCGGCATTGTGGCAGATTAAAAGCGGCGCGGCGGACGTGTTGTTCGTACCGGTTGCCACGGCGATGCAGAAGTTGCCGCCTGTGCCGTTCCTGGCAGGGCGCACGTTTTGGCTGAAAACAGGACAGACTTTGGATATAGGCCGTCTGAAAAGTGATTTGGTGGATGCAGGTTATAACCATGTGTCTCATGTTGTCGCAGCGGGCGAGTTCGCTGTGCGCGGCGGCATTGTTGATTTGTTCCCGATGGGCAGCGAAATGCCGTACCGCATTGATTTATTTGACGATGAAATCGACAGCATCAAAACTTTCGATACCGAAACGCAACGCACCATCTCCCCTGTTTCCGAAATCCGCCTGCTGCCGGCGCACGAGTTCCCCACCGACAGCGAGGCGCAAAAGATTTTCCGCAGCCGCTTCCGCGAAGAAGTCGATGGCAATCCGAACGATGCCGCTGTGTACA
The sequence above is a segment of the Neisseria perflava genome. Coding sequences within it:
- the aspA gene encoding aspartate ammonia-lyase; translated protein: MTVRIEHDLLGDREIPAEVYWGIHTLRAIENFKISTQKISDVPQFVRSMVMVKKATAQANGALGAIKPEIAAAIEKACDEVLVKGRCLDQFPSDVYQGGAGTSVNMNTNEVIANLALEVLGHEKGHYDIVNPMDHVNASQSTNDAYPTGFRLAVYYSIGELLDKLAVLKNAFAAKAEEFKDVLKMGRTQLQDAVPMTAGQEFQSFQVLLEEEILNLDRTRSLLLEVNLGATAIGTGVNTPKGYAALVVEKLSEVSGLPCKLTENLIEATSDCGAYVMVHGALKRTAVKLSKICNDLRLLSSGPRAGLKEINLPELQAGSSIMPAKVNPVIPEVVNQVCFKVIGNDTTITFAAEAGQLQLNVMEPVIAQCMFETISLLGNAAVNLSDKCVKGITVNREICERYVFNSIGLVTYLNPYIGHRNGDLVGKICAQTGKGVREVVLERGLLSEEELNRILSPENLINPHL
- a CDS encoding YdcH family protein, whose protein sequence is MFPEYRDLISKLKQEDAHFARLFEEHNELDDKITGLVNNVVTSGAEEIEELKKAKLKLKDELYALLQKAAGK
- a CDS encoding VIT1/CCC1 transporter family protein, translated to MYSYHRERHFSDRNNWLRASVLGANDGLISTASLLTGVAAAAPDFQTLLLTGVSALIGGAVSMAAGEYVSVSSQSDTEKADLHKECYELVNNPDAELEELTEIYRRRGLSDPLAAEVAKALMEHDALAAHARDEIGITETSAAQPMQAALASAASFCAGAILPLLVALTASTAIVPALAVSTLCGLAGLGYVSAKLGGAPVVPAVLRVCLWGVAALVITGFIGKLAGVAV
- the glyA gene encoding serine hydroxymethyltransferase — protein: MFSKSVTLAQYDPDLAAAIAQEDKRQQDHVELIASENYVSCAVMEAQGSQLTNKYAEGYPGKRYYGGCEYVDIVEQLAIDRAKELFGAEYVNVQPHSGSQANQAVYASVLKPGDTILGMSLAHGGHLTHGASVNISGKLYNAITYGLDENEVLDYAEVERLALEHKPKMIVAGASAYALQIDWAKFREIADKVGAYLFVDMAHYAGLIAGGEYPNPVPFCDFVTTTTHKTLRGPRGGVILCRDNTHEKALNSSIFPSLQGGPLMHVIAAKAVAFKEALQPEFKQYAKQVKINAAAMAEELVKRGLRIVSGRTESHVFLVDLQPMKITGKAAEAALGKAHITVNKNAIPNDPEKPFVTSGIRIGSAAMTTRGFNEADARVLANLVADVLANPEDEANLAKVREQVTALCDKYPVYGA
- a CDS encoding NAD(P)H-dependent oxidoreductase, giving the protein MNQITREQMLQVFENRCSTRYYDPNKKISQEDFAAILEFARLSPSSVGSEPWKFLVIQNKALREKIKPFSWGMQSQLDDCSHLVIILAKKNARYDTPFFRSVAERRGLQGEQLEKALARYKSFQETDIKIADDQRALFDWSGKQTYIALANMLTGAAAIGIDSCPIEGFNYDKMNEVLAAEGLFDANEWGVSVAATFGYRAKEITKKSRKPIDEMVTWVE
- a CDS encoding FepA family TonB-dependent siderophore receptor; this encodes MKTFTLAILPLALISAFSHAAEEKAVEQAEVDTVYVTAEKQLQQSLGVSRISKDDIDKRPAANDISEFVRTMPGVNLTGNTATGQRGNKRQIDLRGMGPENTLILIDGKPVNSRQSERISMRGERNTRGDSNWVPVEEIESITVLRGPAATRYGSGAMGGVVNIVTKKVSKEFKGQVNLYANQPQDSKEGATRRIGFNLSGPIIQDTLGFRIYGNLNKTDADAADINAGHGNDSAAGVEGVRNKDIAGRLQWKISPAQTLILDSSYSRQGNIYNGDTQNSNPRSALVNSLADGKAETARLYRSAYSLTHDGAWEWGDTKNVISYERTVNSHLPEGLAGGPEGSYTGLDFVQSRLKNLRFSSEANIPFKLGVDNVLTVGAEFTDSKLDDPASNSQGFKDQGKTDAFNGISATRGGKASQRNWAAYVEDNISLTDKTHLIPAIRFDHNSDSGSNWSPALNFSHQIGENWLVKGGVARAYKAPNLYQTNPDFILYTRGQGCPLNAPNSVRCYYMGNGNLKPETSINKEIGLEFNKNGWQASATYFHNAYRNKIVIGDQLIATSNIGNWLLQWENTPKATISGIEGNLVIPLHDTLKWSNNFTYMHKSEDYQGNPLSLVPKHTINSTLSWTPNERFDANLTFTHYGRTKPRGVAVNRLEQNGNPRAGVAALSSEHNQTQVGSYGIWGINAGYNWNKRVAVRGGISNLFDKKLYRTTAGAQTYNEHGRAFYGSLKVSF